Proteins from a genomic interval of Bradyrhizobium sp. G127:
- a CDS encoding CoA-binding protein — protein MNHDVYDDSYIRGILTSVKSIAMVGASPVNVRPSYFAFKYLVERGYDMIPINPGQVGKSLVGKPFVASLKDIGRPVDMVDIFRNSDAAAAVVDDALALPVSPKVIWMQLGVRNDEAAAKAESAGLKVVMNRCPKIEYARLTSEIQWLGVNSRTLSSKRAPIPTSNMRLSLNRSSVVGGATTAADRAAKDKNDVP, from the coding sequence TCTACGACGACAGCTATATCCGCGGGATCCTGACCAGCGTGAAGTCGATCGCCATGGTCGGCGCATCGCCGGTCAATGTGCGACCGAGCTATTTCGCATTCAAATATCTCGTCGAGCGCGGCTACGACATGATCCCGATCAATCCGGGCCAGGTCGGTAAAAGTCTGGTCGGCAAACCGTTCGTCGCTTCGCTCAAGGACATCGGACGTCCCGTCGACATGGTCGATATTTTCCGCAATTCAGATGCCGCCGCGGCGGTCGTAGATGACGCGCTCGCGCTGCCGGTGTCGCCGAAGGTGATCTGGATGCAGCTCGGCGTGCGGAACGACGAAGCGGCCGCAAAGGCGGAGAGCGCCGGCCTCAAGGTCGTGATGAATCGCTGCCCGAAGATCGAATACGCGCGGCTGACATCCGAAATTCAGTGGCTGGGCGTCAATTCGCGCACGCTGAGTTCCAAACGCGCGCCCATTCCGACCAGCAATATGCGACTGTCTCTGAATCGCAGCAGCGTCGTTGGCGGCGCAACGACGGCCGCCGACCGCGCCGCCAAAGACAAGAACGACGTACCTTAA
- a CDS encoding O-acetylhomoserine aminocarboxypropyltransferase, translated as MTDRLPGFSTLSIHAGAQPDPTTGARATPIYQTTSFVFNDADHAASLFGLQAFGNIYTRIGNPTNAVLEERVAALEGGTAALAVASGHAAQLVTFHALLQPGDEFIAARRLYGGSINQFNHSFKNFGWNVVWADTDDISTFEKAVTPKTKAIFIESIANPGGTVTDIEAIAAIARKAGVPLIVDNTLASPYLIKPIDHGADIVLHSLTKFLGGHGNSIGGIIVDAGTFDWSKSGRYPVLSEPRPEYHGIRLQETFGNFAFAIAARVIGLRDLGPALSPFNAFLILTGIETLPLRVQRHSDNAKAVAEWLSNHPAVAWVSYAGLPGDRYHNLARKYSPKGAGAVFTFGLKGGYDAGVSLVSNVKLFSHLANVGDTRSLIIHPASTTHSQLSDEQKAQAGAGVDVVRLSVGLEDKEDLIADLDQALKA; from the coding sequence ATGACGGACAGACTGCCCGGCTTCTCCACGCTCTCCATTCATGCCGGCGCGCAACCGGATCCGACCACGGGCGCGCGCGCGACGCCGATTTATCAGACCACCTCGTTTGTCTTCAATGACGCCGACCACGCCGCCTCGCTGTTCGGGCTGCAGGCGTTCGGCAACATCTACACCCGTATCGGCAATCCCACGAATGCCGTGCTCGAAGAACGGGTCGCGGCGCTGGAAGGCGGTACTGCCGCGCTGGCCGTTGCGTCGGGACATGCTGCGCAACTGGTGACATTTCACGCCCTGCTCCAGCCCGGCGATGAATTCATCGCGGCGCGGCGGCTGTACGGCGGCTCGATCAATCAGTTCAATCACTCGTTCAAGAATTTCGGCTGGAACGTCGTCTGGGCGGACACCGATGACATCTCGACCTTCGAAAAAGCTGTCACGCCGAAGACCAAGGCGATCTTCATCGAATCCATCGCCAATCCGGGCGGCACGGTGACCGATATCGAAGCCATTGCGGCCATTGCGCGCAAAGCAGGCGTGCCGCTGATCGTCGACAACACGCTCGCGTCACCCTATCTGATCAAGCCGATCGATCACGGCGCCGATATCGTGCTTCATTCGCTGACCAAGTTTCTCGGCGGACATGGCAACTCGATCGGCGGCATCATTGTAGATGCCGGTACCTTCGACTGGTCGAAGAGCGGGCGCTACCCCGTTCTGAGCGAACCGCGGCCGGAATATCACGGCATCAGGCTGCAGGAGACGTTCGGCAACTTCGCTTTCGCCATTGCGGCACGCGTGATCGGACTGCGCGACCTCGGCCCAGCCCTCTCGCCGTTCAACGCCTTCCTGATCCTGACGGGTATCGAGACGCTCCCGCTGCGCGTGCAGCGTCACTCCGACAACGCCAAGGCCGTCGCCGAGTGGCTCTCCAATCATCCTGCCGTTGCATGGGTGAGCTATGCCGGATTGCCCGGTGACCGCTATCACAATCTCGCCCGCAAATATTCACCGAAGGGAGCCGGCGCGGTCTTCACCTTCGGCCTCAAAGGCGGATACGACGCCGGCGTCAGCCTTGTGTCGAACGTCAAGCTGTTCTCACATCTGGCCAATGTCGGCGACACCCGATCGCTGATCATCCATCCCGCGTCGACCACCCACAGCCAGTTGAGCGACGAGCAAAAGGCGCAGGCGGGCGCAGGCGTGGACGTGGTGCGGCTCTCGGTCGGTCTCGAAGACAAGGAAGACCTGATCGCCGATCTCGATCAGGCCCTGAAAGCGTAG
- a CDS encoding FTR1 family protein gives MSNAFIQAAVILLREGLEAMLVIAALAGYLRKVGGGHRVTALYAGALAAIGASIIAAWLFAVLNSGEHNDIFEGIVILFAAALMLYVSGWLMVKQDPRGWQDYLATKADDALAQETAWAVGALAFFAVFREGAETVLFINALAVTEGGWSAGLFAGLAVATAGLVVLFYFINLIARRIPLRPLFIITSAFLFAMGIKFIGEAVQEFQEQNIVPFTELKGFAWLQSLGLNPSLEALSAQLLVVLVALAAFSIVQRNARLARENKAKAAMETAKT, from the coding sequence ATGTCCAACGCATTCATCCAGGCCGCCGTTATCCTGTTGCGCGAAGGGCTGGAGGCCATGCTCGTTATTGCGGCGCTTGCGGGGTATCTGCGGAAGGTGGGAGGCGGCCACCGCGTGACGGCGCTGTACGCCGGCGCTCTGGCGGCGATCGGCGCCAGTATCATCGCCGCATGGCTCTTCGCCGTGCTCAATTCCGGCGAGCACAATGACATTTTCGAAGGCATTGTTATCCTCTTCGCGGCGGCGCTGATGCTCTATGTGAGTGGCTGGCTGATGGTGAAGCAGGATCCGCGCGGCTGGCAGGACTACCTGGCGACCAAGGCTGACGACGCGCTGGCGCAGGAGACGGCGTGGGCCGTCGGCGCGCTGGCGTTCTTCGCCGTGTTTCGTGAAGGCGCGGAAACCGTGCTCTTTATCAATGCGCTTGCTGTCACCGAGGGGGGCTGGAGCGCCGGGCTGTTCGCGGGTCTTGCCGTCGCGACCGCGGGTCTCGTGGTGCTGTTCTATTTCATCAACCTGATCGCGCGCAGAATTCCGCTGCGTCCGCTGTTCATCATCACATCGGCATTTCTGTTCGCGATGGGCATCAAGTTCATCGGCGAAGCGGTTCAGGAATTCCAGGAACAGAACATCGTGCCGTTCACCGAGTTGAAGGGCTTTGCGTGGCTGCAATCGCTCGGGCTCAATCCAAGCCTGGAGGCCTTGTCGGCTCAGCTTCTGGTGGTTCTGGTCGCTCTCGCGGCATTCTCGATTGTCCAGCGCAATGCCCGGCTGGCCCGTGAGAACAAGGCGAAAGCCGCCATGGAAACCGCAAAGACCTGA
- a CDS encoding COX15/CtaA family protein, which yields MTHIATERPAGAAGMRSVRAWLIVVAALIVCTLMVGGATRLTESGLSIVEWKPVTGTLPPLTDAEWTRQFEAYKTIPQYREMNRGMSLSEFKTIFWWEWGHRLLGRLIGAVFLLPFLWFLWRGFLSRELKRRLWVIFVLGGAQGAVGWWMVSSGLTERVSVSQYRLAIHFMLALVIFAAIVWTLQRLQRQPPAIAPPRVKITGRILLALVFLQLYFGALVAGLRAGRVFNTWPLIDGSFIPTAARLFFEQPWWRNFFDNMLTVQFTHRMIAYTLVVVAAAHAVDAVRSRTSPAVVTGAVWIAAVMLVQVAIGILTLLNQVPIDLGLAHQAVAIVVLTLALFQVERLGRTLPATTPAKLRLVVDERR from the coding sequence ATGACCCACATCGCGACCGAGCGACCGGCAGGCGCCGCAGGCATGCGGAGCGTCCGCGCGTGGCTGATCGTCGTCGCGGCCCTCATTGTCTGCACCCTGATGGTCGGTGGCGCGACGCGGCTGACGGAATCCGGCCTTTCCATCGTCGAATGGAAGCCGGTTACCGGAACTCTGCCGCCATTGACGGATGCTGAATGGACGCGGCAGTTCGAAGCCTACAAGACCATTCCTCAATATCGCGAAATGAATCGCGGGATGAGCCTTTCCGAATTCAAGACCATCTTCTGGTGGGAGTGGGGACACCGCCTGCTCGGTCGTTTGATCGGCGCGGTGTTCTTGCTGCCGTTTCTCTGGTTCCTGTGGCGCGGGTTTCTGTCGCGGGAACTGAAGCGCCGGCTCTGGGTGATCTTTGTGCTCGGCGGCGCGCAGGGCGCAGTCGGATGGTGGATGGTCTCGTCCGGTCTGACAGAGCGTGTGTCCGTTTCTCAATACCGGCTTGCCATCCACTTCATGCTGGCGCTGGTGATTTTCGCGGCGATCGTCTGGACACTTCAGCGGCTTCAGCGCCAACCGCCTGCCATTGCGCCGCCGCGCGTGAAAATCACCGGCAGGATTCTGCTGGCTCTGGTGTTTCTGCAACTCTATTTCGGAGCACTCGTCGCCGGATTGCGGGCGGGCCGCGTGTTCAACACCTGGCCGCTGATCGATGGTTCGTTTATTCCGACCGCCGCGCGTCTGTTCTTTGAACAGCCGTGGTGGCGAAACTTTTTCGACAACATGCTGACGGTGCAGTTCACCCATCGCATGATCGCCTACACACTGGTGGTGGTGGCCGCTGCTCATGCCGTCGATGCCGTCCGCTCCCGCACCAGTCCGGCCGTCGTCACCGGCGCGGTCTGGATCGCGGCTGTGATGCTGGTGCAGGTCGCCATCGGCATCCTGACGCTGCTCAATCAGGTCCCGATCGATCTCGGTCTTGCCCATCAGGCCGTCGCGATCGTGGTGCTCACCCTGGCATTGTTTCAGGTCGAGCGGCTGGGCCGCACGTTGCCGGCAACGACGCCAGCCAAGCTGCGTCTTGTCGTCGACGAACGCCGCTAA
- a CDS encoding DUF2842 domain-containing protein: MNIRTRKLIGTFGLLGLVVVWSLAGMAIAQTPWLAASKLAQAIFYVVAGLGWVLPAMPLIAWMSRPDPQP; the protein is encoded by the coding sequence ATGAATATCCGCACGCGAAAACTGATCGGAACATTCGGCCTGCTCGGCCTCGTCGTCGTCTGGTCCCTTGCCGGAATGGCAATTGCCCAGACGCCGTGGCTGGCGGCGTCAAAGCTCGCCCAGGCGATCTTTTATGTCGTCGCAGGCCTCGGTTGGGTACTGCCTGCAATGCCGCTGATCGCGTGGATGTCCCGGCCGGATCCTCAACCGTAG
- a CDS encoding polysaccharide deacetylase family protein — MLFRKGLLADMGLEFAYFSGVARIIEARTGGSGIILKFEHVRPRRSEPFQPLRSQDITPEFLEDAIVALKRWNFDILSLDEVVERAQQASLARRFVCLTFDGGHRDFMTFAYPVLSRHRIPFALYVPTGFVDGIDQAWWLALEQVITCNHRIGLVMNRVERHFFAASLVEKYQLYDILHAWMMTLPPPDLATAIGDLCGRYGVDLAAVSRDIAMSWEDLTKLARDPHATIGSATVNYPNLAHTKGTAALREMIMGRTVLETALGGPCPHFAYPFGGEGSFGPREMLLAREAGFVAAVSTKPGVVRADGQSNLMALPRISWDGRRSLRALRVVLSGMTARREKRRAIEPAINYG; from the coding sequence GTGCTGTTTCGAAAGGGCCTTCTCGCAGATATGGGGCTGGAATTCGCGTATTTCAGCGGCGTGGCGCGCATCATCGAGGCCAGAACCGGAGGCTCCGGTATCATCCTGAAGTTTGAGCATGTTCGTCCGCGGCGCAGCGAGCCGTTCCAGCCATTGCGTTCGCAGGACATAACCCCCGAATTTCTCGAGGACGCGATTGTTGCGCTAAAGCGGTGGAATTTCGATATTCTCTCTCTTGATGAAGTGGTCGAGCGGGCGCAGCAGGCATCGCTCGCGCGCCGTTTCGTCTGCCTGACGTTCGATGGCGGCCATCGCGATTTCATGACATTCGCCTATCCGGTGTTGTCGCGTCACCGGATACCGTTCGCGCTGTACGTTCCGACCGGCTTTGTCGACGGTATCGACCAGGCGTGGTGGCTGGCACTTGAGCAGGTCATCACGTGCAATCATCGGATCGGCCTCGTGATGAACCGCGTCGAGCGGCATTTCTTTGCCGCAAGTCTCGTGGAAAAGTACCAACTTTACGACATTCTGCATGCCTGGATGATGACATTGCCGCCGCCGGACCTGGCAACCGCGATCGGCGACCTGTGCGGGCGCTATGGCGTCGATCTCGCTGCGGTGTCGCGGGACATCGCGATGAGCTGGGAAGACCTGACGAAATTGGCGCGAGACCCGCATGCGACCATTGGAAGTGCAACTGTCAATTATCCGAACCTCGCGCATACCAAGGGGACTGCCGCGTTGCGCGAAATGATCATGGGCCGGACGGTGTTGGAGACCGCGCTCGGCGGCCCCTGTCCGCACTTCGCCTATCCGTTCGGCGGAGAAGGAAGCTTCGGTCCACGGGAGATGCTGTTGGCGCGAGAAGCCGGGTTTGTCGCGGCAGTTTCCACCAAACCCGGCGTCGTCAGGGCTGATGGCCAGTCGAACTTGATGGCGCTTCCGCGGATTTCATGGGACGGACGGCGATCGTTGCGCGCGCTGCGCGTGGTTCTTTCGGGAATGACGGCGCGCAGGGAGAAGCGCCGCGCGATCGAGCCAGCGATCAACTACGGTTGA
- a CDS encoding GNAT family N-acetyltransferase, protein MAMAATLHDADAHPRPHGDASRIARVDVIRDMVEAEHRWQAFEGPDFLFTPYQRFEFLDAWQQTIGVHDGAAPFIVIATDADNRPLLLLPLTVGRENGARIARFMGGKHPTFNMALWRREFAETITGTELDGLIAAIRRQPNGPDVLAFTQQPQRWRNIANPLAQLSGQPSTNQCPLLIMTPGCKPEDRVSASTRRRLRNKERKLQSLPGYRYFVAETDADINRLLDAFFIIKPQRMALSRLPDVFSDEATKKFVRDACLATLPNGARAIELHAIECDSEMISIFAAVADGERFSTMFNTYTISDNARYSPGLILLRYMIDHFGERGYSSADFGVGSDVYKLTFCKHDEPMVDTFIPLTARGKFAALGMSSLTHAKRLVKQNPALMQMAQMLRNAISR, encoded by the coding sequence ATGGCCATGGCTGCAACGCTTCACGACGCAGACGCGCATCCGCGACCGCATGGCGATGCAAGCCGCATCGCGCGTGTCGATGTTATTCGTGACATGGTCGAAGCCGAACATCGCTGGCAGGCCTTTGAGGGCCCCGATTTCCTTTTTACGCCCTATCAGCGCTTCGAGTTTCTCGATGCCTGGCAGCAGACCATCGGCGTGCACGACGGCGCCGCTCCTTTCATCGTCATCGCCACCGACGCCGACAACCGTCCGCTGCTGCTGCTTCCCCTGACCGTCGGCCGCGAGAACGGCGCAAGAATTGCGCGCTTCATGGGCGGCAAGCATCCAACCTTCAACATGGCGCTCTGGCGACGCGAGTTCGCGGAAACCATTACGGGGACCGAACTCGACGGCCTGATCGCGGCCATTCGCCGGCAGCCGAACGGTCCCGACGTACTTGCTTTCACGCAACAGCCACAGCGGTGGCGGAACATTGCGAACCCGCTGGCTCAGCTCTCAGGGCAGCCCTCGACCAATCAGTGCCCACTGCTGATCATGACACCGGGTTGCAAGCCTGAAGACCGCGTCAGCGCGTCCACCCGGCGGCGATTGCGGAACAAGGAACGCAAACTGCAGTCCCTTCCCGGCTATCGCTATTTTGTCGCCGAGACCGACGCCGACATCAACCGCCTTCTCGACGCGTTCTTCATCATCAAGCCGCAGCGCATGGCGCTCTCCAGACTTCCCGATGTGTTTTCGGATGAGGCGACCAAGAAATTTGTTCGCGACGCCTGCCTGGCAACGCTTCCCAACGGCGCGCGCGCGATCGAGCTTCACGCCATCGAATGCGACAGCGAGATGATTTCGATTTTTGCCGCCGTCGCGGACGGTGAGCGTTTCTCGACCATGTTCAATACCTATACGATCTCGGACAACGCCCGCTATAGTCCCGGCCTTATTCTGCTGCGCTATATGATCGATCACTTCGGCGAGCGCGGCTACAGTTCAGCCGACTTCGGCGTCGGCTCGGACGTTTACAAGCTGACGTTCTGCAAGCACGACGAGCCGATGGTGGATACTTTTATTCCGCTGACCGCCCGCGGAAAGTTCGCGGCGCTCGGCATGTCATCGCTCACGCACGCCAAACGGCTCGTGAAGCAAAATCCGGCGCTGATGCAGATGGCGCAGATGCTGCGCAACGCCATCTCCCGCTGA